From the Flavobacteriales bacterium genome, one window contains:
- a CDS encoding SRPBCC family protein: protein MEYTAEIVINSSRDKIVQLFMDTDNIQLWFEDFKSFEHISGNGCSVDSQYRLKWQMRGMTINVLETVTKNNLPDELCLFEDADKVKNELQILFVEVGEGETQIKITCKYSGAWKFVEMMAPGAFKKKSNSTLESFKYFVEKAS, encoded by the coding sequence TTGGAATACACAGCAGAAATAGTGATCAACTCATCACGCGACAAAATTGTTCAGCTCTTCATGGACACAGATAACATTCAACTTTGGTTTGAAGATTTTAAAAGCTTTGAGCACATAAGTGGCAATGGGTGTTCTGTTGATTCTCAATATCGATTAAAATGGCAAATGAGGGGGATGACGATTAATGTATTGGAGACCGTAACTAAGAATAATTTGCCAGATGAGCTTTGTTTATTTGAAGATGCGGATAAAGTAAAAAATGAACTTCAGATTTTGTTTGTAGAAGTAGGAGAGGGAGAGACTCAAATAAAAATAACGTGTAAGTATAGCGGTGCTTGGAAGTTTGTTGAGATGATGGCCCCCGGAGCTTTTAAAAAGAAATCCAATAGTACTTTAGAGAGTTTTAAATATTTT